The Thermostichus vulcanus str. 'Rupite' genome includes the window AACAGGTGCAACAGGCGGTGGCCACCCAAGTCGAGGCTCATCCCAATCGGCTGCTGGTGGAAAAGTCGGTGGCCAATTACGGGCTGATTGCCATCGTGCCGGATTTACAGACAGCCGCGGCTCTGTCCAATCTGTTTGCTCCGGAGCACCTGGAGTTGCAAGTGGCGGATCCCTGGGCTTTGTTGGAGCCGATTCGTCATGCGGGGGCGATTTTCTTCGGGCACCACACCCCGGAAGCCGTGGGGGATTATCTGGCCGGCCCGAATCACACACTGCCCACCGCCGGGGCAGCCCGTTATGCTTCCGCTTTGGGGGTCGAGACCTTTCTCAAGCATTCCAGCCTGATCCAGTACGGTCCTATGGCGCTGCGGGAGGTGGCAGGGGCGATTCAGGCCCTCACCCAGGCGGAGGGGTTACCCGCCCATGGCCAGTCGGTACAACTGCGCCTAGAGGAAGACCGCAGCTAAGAGCACCGCACAAGAGATCTCAAAGCCGTTGTCGAACCGCAGAAGGTGGGTGAAGGGGATGGTGAATCCGATCAAGCACAATGCTCTCCAATGTTGGGGAGGCATCCTTACCCTTCTGGTCATCTGGACTGGAAGGGGGATGGCCTTAGCAACTCCTCTCCTCCAAGACGGGATCCCATCCCCTTCGCTGCCTACTAAGTCCGTTGCCATTCCTTGGGATTGGGTCTATGGCTTGCGGGATCAAGCGCGGCAGCGGCAATGTACCTTGGTGGGTCTACTGCGCAGCGATCCCTTACCCGCTCCGGATGGGGATTGGCAGGTGTATACCCGTCTGGATTTGGTGGCCACGCCGGAAGTGGGGCGGTTGACGAGTGTTCTGTTTGCCGAAAATACCCGTACTGGGGCACTCCAGGTGCTGTATCAGGCGGCAGCTTCCGTCTATGCCCCTGCGGAGCCGTTGGATTTTGCCATGATCCTGCCTCTAGCCTGGCAAGATCACACCCTGCTGGCGCGGGAGTATGAGGGTTGGTTCCAGACGGATTTGAGTTGGGATCGCGCCGTGATCTGGCCCTTACCGGTCTCTTCCACAGGGATCCCGCCGGTTCAAATTTGGGATTCGCCACCCGCGCTGGGGTATGCTGAGCTGCTGGGTTGGGATCCCCAGGCGCAGGAACGGGTGTTGTTTGCGGTCGCGGATAGTCTTGGAGATCTGCCTCGTTTGGTGAGTGTTGGCTCAGATCAACAGATCCTGCTGCGGGCCACTGCGGTGACTCTTTCGCCCACTCCGTCTTCTCTAGAGGGTTGGCAGGGAGCTATGCCCGCAGACGAGGAACCCCTCTGCCACCAGGACCGCTTTGGACTGGAGTATTGAGGGGTGTTGGATGCAAGCATGAACACGGGGGATGAAATAACGATGTCTAGACCGGAAGTGCGGCGGGGCTGGCCTCTGGAGGCGTTTGTGGGGGATGTGATCGTCTGTACGCTGGAGGGATCCCATCTGGATCAGGTGACCGAGATTCGGGTGAGCCCAGCGGGCAAAGGGATCCGGGTTCGCTTTGGGGATCCCTTGGGGCAGGCGAAAGAAGCCGTGCAAGCCAGTGCCGAACAACTGACCGTCACCTTTGAGATCGATCCCAGTACCTATCCTGGAGAAAAGCGGATTGAGCTGATCTCTCCAGCCGGAGTGAGTGATCCGCTGCCTTTTTTGGTGATGTTGTAATCCGGATGAGGAGTTGACGATGCCGTTTCAGGGTGCCCCGACTGACCTGGGAGTGTTGGTGCTGGGGGTGGGTTTGTTGTTGGGGGCTGCGGCATGGGCCTGGCAGCTGCGGCGACGCAACCGAGCCGCCCAAGAGACAGAGACCGAAACGGTTTTGCCACCCCCACCGGCTGATCTCTCCCCAGCACAAACCGCCCAGCTGGATCCCTTCAACCGCGCCCTGTCCAAGCAACCGCAGGATCCCATCGCCTGGTACAACCGTGCTACCCTCCTCGACCAGATGGGTCAATACCAAGCGGCTCTGGCTAGCTACGACCGCGCTCTGGAGCTGAAGCCGGACTTTCCCCAAGCCTGGAACAACCGGGCCTCTGCCCTTGATGCTCTGGGCCGCCATCAGGAAGCGCTGGCCAGCTACGACCGTGCCCTGCAACTGCAGCCCGATTTCTTCGAAGCCTGCTTTAACCAAGCCAATACCCTTGGCCAGTTGGGTCGCTGGGAAGAAGCGTTGCGCGCCTACAACCGTGCCCTCAAGATCAGCCCGGATAGCCCAGAAGCCTGGTATCTACATGGGTTAACCCTGGCTTCTTTGGGTCGTTTCGAGGGATCCCTAACCAGCTACGACAAAGCACTCGCCATCAATCCGGTAGATGCCCAGGTGTGGCAAAGCCGTGGGTTAGCCCTGTTTCGGCTGGAACGCTACGCAGATGCTTTGGCCAGCTACGAACGGGCCCTGCAACTGGGGTTGGAATCGGCTGCCCTCTGGGCCAGCTACGGCCTCGCCCAGCACCGCCTGGGCAAGGCCATGGAAGCGCTCAACAGCTACGATCGTGCCCTAGAACGGGATCCGGAACGGGGACAAATTTGGGTTTATCGCGGCTTGGCCTTGATGGATTTGAACCTCTACGAGCTGGCCATTCACAGTTTTGCGCGAACCCTACAGTTGGATCCTGACCATGCAGAAGCCCATTACTCCCAAGCCTGTTGCTATGCCTGGGAGGGCCAAGTCCCCCAGGCGGTGCAAGCCCTAGAGCAAGCCCTGCGGTTGGATCCTGAACGATACCGCCCCATGTTAGCCTCGGAACCCTATTTCGACCTGATTCGGGAAGATCCCAGTTTTGCGGCCTTCTTGACAAGGGCGGATTCCTCGCTCTCATCAGCTACCACCTGAGATCGAAAGACCGTACTCAGGTGCCCGTCAGACGTAGAAAATACAACAATTTATTCGATCCGAGGGTAGAATCACGCTCTTTTGCGGATGAAACTTGAGTTTTTTCCGTAGAGATGCCGTTGCCCGGGCGAAGAAAGCTGGTCAAACTGAGAACGTCGGGGTTAGTAGCAAATCTCAGCCATTCTGAGTGATGTAGCTGACACTACCTCCAGCTTGCCTTACGGCCTGATTGGACGGAAATGCGTATATAAAAATACTGGGTTTTCTTTCTGTGGTTTCTCTAGTATACCTAGCCGTCAAAGTGGTTGCCCATGACGATTGCCCCTCGCCTCCCCCTTTCAGCTCTGACTCCGCTGCCTTCGCCCGATGCTCCTCTTGGCGATTCTGGATTCCCAGCCGCGTGTGACGCTATGGCATCTACTGAGGATGTTAAAACTCGCACTACTGAACTGTTGCGGCTGTACCACCAGCGTCCGGATCCCTGTTTGCGCAATCGTTTGGTGGAACTGAACCTGGGCTTGGTGCGTAAAGAAGCTCATCACTGGCGCAATCAATGCACGGAAGGGTACGACGACCTGATGCAAATTGGTTGCTTAGGGTTGATTCAGGCGATCGAACGCTTTGACATTACTCGTGGCTTGGCTTTTAGCTCCTTTGCCATGCCCTACATTCGGGGAGAAATTCAACACTACCTGCGGGACAAAAGCCCGACGATGCGGATCCCACGCCGCTGGGCTACCCTACAACGGCAAGCCAAGAAGGAGATCGCCCGGTTGCGGCAAGAGTTGGGCCGTCCTCCCTCCGAAGCCGAGGTGCGAGAAGCACTGGACTTGACGGAACAGGAATGGCAGGAGATGGAGCTAGCCCTACAAAACAGCCTTTTGCTCAGCCTGGATGCTCCCATTCAAACCGAAGAGGATAGCGTTGCTTTGGGTGAAATTGTTCCGGATCAGCGTTACCGCAGTTTTCAGTTGGCGGAAGAAGATCGCATTCGTCTCCAAAATGCCTTGGCCAAACTGGAGCAACGCACCCGCACCATTCTGGAGTTTGTCTTTTTCTACGACCTCACCCAAAAAGAGACGGCAGAGCGGCTGGGTATCAGTGCGGTCACCGTCTCGCGCCAGGTGAAAAAAGGTCTGGAACGCCTGACCAAGTTGTTAAATCAAGATATCTTTTGAGGCTGGGATCCGTCCGGGATCCCTACTCTTGGGTCTTGCGGGAAGTCCGTTCCTGCAACTTCTGCATTTCGGAGCGGACATCTAGAGCAATCTGCAGGGCAGCATCCAAGAGTCGTCCCTGTTCACTAGCCTGCTCACTCACTTGTAATGCCGTTAGGGTGGCAAGGTTGCTGGCAAACAGTTCACTTTGGCTGTCGATGAAGGCTTGGTTTTGCCGCAGAATCCGTTCTGTTTTCAGGGCCCGCACCAAATCCGCGCGGGTTAGTTTCAACCCCTCGATCACCTGAGCCCGTTGGGTTAGTTGTACCGTCCCATTGCCCGCCTCCTCCAGCTCATCGTTGATCTGAATCGCCTGGATTAGATTGTTGTACCGATCCACCTCTTCCAGCAGATTCAACAGCAGGGGCATGCGGCGGCTACGGACCATCCAGAAAGCCTGGTGCAGAGCCGCTAGAACCACAAAGATCCCCCATTCCAAGGCCAGGGATCCCCAGGTGACAGAGCGCAAACCAGGGATCAAAATTCGGCCCAAAAGGGTGAGCAGGGATCCATTCCAAACCACCAGCCGACAGAGCAGATCCAGTACCAGCAAAAGGCGCAAGGAATCCCAGAAGGCCGTAAAACTGCGCAGCCAACTCCAAGCCCCCCGAACAGAGCGAGGTCGGTACAGCCAGCCAACGGGCACCTGGGTTAGGCTCTCCACTTGGGCCGAGGAAATGCGCAGCCCTTTCAAATCCGGTCGCATCGCCCTAAGCGTCATAACAGTTGACCGTTGCGATTGACAGCCTATTCTTCTTCACTTTAACCATCAACCCTCTATTCCTTGCCCTGAGACGGAACCTCGGATCCCTTTGCCTGAGAATGCTTGATAAGATGTGGGTCGCCGTTGGTGTGCTGATTTGGAGGACAAGGGAATGGTGACCAGCCAACTGCGCCAACTGAAGGCCCATTTGGTCGATGCAGAAAACTTCGCCCCCTTCGGGCAGGTGATCTGCCCGATTCCCGACCACAAGCCCTTCGATGGCCAAGATGCCCAGTTGTCTTTGAATCAAGGCCAGCCCCGCTTCTACATCATGCGTCTGCCTCGTCGCGGTCTTAAATTTACCCAGATTACCCATCATGCCCATTGCACCCAATGTCTGGGATCCCTGAATGGCAAGGAGTGGTTCGTTGGGGTTGCGCCACCGGCGGATGAGCTGCATGTGGATCAGATCCAGGCATTTCGGGTGCCGG containing:
- a CDS encoding tetratricopeptide repeat protein, whose protein sequence is MPFQGAPTDLGVLVLGVGLLLGAAAWAWQLRRRNRAAQETETETVLPPPPADLSPAQTAQLDPFNRALSKQPQDPIAWYNRATLLDQMGQYQAALASYDRALELKPDFPQAWNNRASALDALGRHQEALASYDRALQLQPDFFEACFNQANTLGQLGRWEEALRAYNRALKISPDSPEAWYLHGLTLASLGRFEGSLTSYDKALAINPVDAQVWQSRGLALFRLERYADALASYERALQLGLESAALWASYGLAQHRLGKAMEALNSYDRALERDPERGQIWVYRGLALMDLNLYELAIHSFARTLQLDPDHAEAHYSQACCYAWEGQVPQAVQALEQALRLDPERYRPMLASEPYFDLIREDPSFAAFLTRADSSLSSATT
- a CDS encoding RNA polymerase sigma factor SigF; translated protein: MASTEDVKTRTTELLRLYHQRPDPCLRNRLVELNLGLVRKEAHHWRNQCTEGYDDLMQIGCLGLIQAIERFDITRGLAFSSFAMPYIRGEIQHYLRDKSPTMRIPRRWATLQRQAKKEIARLRQELGRPPSEAEVREALDLTEQEWQEMELALQNSLLLSLDAPIQTEEDSVALGEIVPDQRYRSFQLAEEDRIRLQNALAKLEQRTRTILEFVFFYDLTQKETAERLGISAVTVSRQVKKGLERLTKLLNQDIF
- a CDS encoding ureidoglycolate lyase, yielding MVTSQLRQLKAHLVDAENFAPFGQVICPIPDHKPFDGQDAQLSLNQGQPRFYIMRLPRRGLKFTQITHHAHCTQCLGSLNGKEWFVGVAPPADELHVDQIQAFRVPGDRFIKLEMGTWHAGPYFDHEEFIDFYNLELSDTNITDHETVNLLQTYNLEFQINP